The following nucleotide sequence is from Acaryochloris thomasi RCC1774.
TAAACTGCTGTCCCGGCTGATATCCGAGGCGAATTAAATCGGAACCATTGAGCAACGGCTTAAGTTGAGACCAGTAATTGAGATATTGCCAAATGGAGCACCGCAGTGCCAGATCACCCCGAGCCGCGAGCAAAAGAAGCAGGGCCAGATCGATTTGCTGAAGTTGTCGAGCGATTAGGCTCGGACGTGGCTCTGCCGAGGACAGAAGTTGAGCCAGTGCCTGCTGAGTGGTGGCTAACGTTTTGAGTCTTTGTTGAGAGGACTCTGAAAGGTGCAGGGTAATCGCCACTGGGTGTGCCAATTCTGGAGGTAGCTCCAATAATAAGTGCTCTAGAATCAAGAGCCACTGCGGGATAGCTTTGGCCTCTGGGTCAAAGCTATGGTGCCAGCGGAGGACAATGCGGCTTTGTTTCCACCAGTTTTGCCCAAGGTTCAACTGGGGATGCAGGCACTGGAGCGCATCCAAGTTTTCTAAAAGCTTGAGAGCAGTGGGCCAATAGTCCGTCTTGAAAATGTATTTAAGTTCGTTGCGAAGGCGGGCCTGCAGGGCCGGTGTTTTCTGGTTTTCTCCCTGGGTCTGTTGGTAGATGCCACTTGAGATCGCATTTCTAACATACCGCTCTGTCTGTCCCTCAATCTCAAACCCCAAACGTGTAGCGAACCTTACCGCCCTAAAGATCCGGGTCGGATCTTCAATAAAGCTATTCGGGTGCAAAACCCGCACCTGACGCTGCTGTAAATCTTCTAAACCGCCAAAGAAATCAAGCAGCTCTCCACCCTGTCGCTGCCTCTGGCGATGGGGCGTCAGCCGCACTGCTAAAGCATTAATTGTAAAGTCCCGCCGATAAAGGTCTTGGCGAATCGAGCTAGCCGTGACCTCAGGATTCGCTGCCGGATAGGGATAAAACTCACTGCGGGCCGTAGCAATATCAACTGCAAACGTGCCTAAAACCGGATCTTGATTCCAAAGCAGCGCCGCCGTCTGAAACTGACCAAAAATCTGGAGCTGGGCCTCAGGATGTCGCTGCTGAACAAGCTGAGCCAACGCCGCTCCTTCGCTCTCGCCCGTATGCACCCCGTCCACCACCAGATCAAACTCCTGTAGCTTGGGAGGCTGCTCCGCTAGCAGCAGATCCCGCACCGCCCCACCCACGAGGTAGAGCTGCCATCCCTGCTGTTCTGCTAATTGTGCAACCTCAGTTAAAACAGCCTGCAGCGGCTGCGGCAAAAGGGTCTGTAGCCGATCCTGCATAGAAGTTCGCACCACTGTCTGCTGAGACTGCAGCTCTGGCTGCTTGAGCTGATGAAGCTGACGGAGCATATCTGTGCGAGTGACAATGCCCACTAGCTGATTTTTGTCTAAAACCGGTAAACGCCCAATATCGTAGGTCACCATCAATCGCTCAATTTCAGGCAGAGGCGTATTTAAACAAATGGTTCGCACCGGAGCCTTCATATAGCCCTTCGTGGGTGCATGGCCGAAGCCGTGGTGCAGCGCTAGATCAAGATCTCGGCGCGAAATAATTCCCACGAGCTGCTCTTGGTCATCAAGGACAGACAGACCCGAGTGACCGTAGCGGAGCAAAATGCGACGAGCCTGATTGATTGTCGTGTGGGGGCGAATTGTGCGGACCGGCGACGACATCAGATCCGCCGCCGTCAGAGGCTGCGGAATCTGCGCCACCAAGTCTGACAAAAGTTCGTCGATCACGACCTGAGGCTGGTCCGTTTTCAGCGTTGCCGCTGCTGCCCGTGGATGCCCGCCGCCCCCCAAAGGATGCAGCAACTGGTGCAGGTTAATTCCCTCCACTCGGCAGCGGCCAATCAGGTTCAGGCGGTTTTGGGCCGATTTTCGCGTTTGGTAGGCATTCCCGAGCATGAGACTATCACTCTCGCTCAGCGTCATCAACTGAGAGGCAAGACTAGAGAGACCCGGAACATAGTTCGCGGTGTGCAGCAGCACCCAAGCAATCTGATAGCCGTGAACGTTACGCGTCTGCATCCGGTGCAGCGCTTGCCCCAAAAGCTCCTGGAGTTCTGCCGAGAATCGAGGATCGGTATAGGTTGCGATCGCCTGCTGATTTGCTCCCTGGGTCATCAGCCAAGCAAGGGCTACCGCATCTCTAGGGGTTGCGCGATCATAGGTCAGCGACCCCGTATCCACATGTATGCCGAGGGCCATCACCGTTGCATCAGGAGCTGAAATTTGCACCGCCTGAGCCTGGAGCTTTTCCACTAGAATAGTTGTCGCTGCCCCCACTGGCTCCAGTTCAAGACGCTGAGCCGGAATATCGCTCTCAACTTCTAGATGGTGATCGTAAATCGTGATCGGAAGATCGGGAATCTCTAGCCACTCGCTGGCTTTATCCAGTAGCTCTCGCTGCTGGACATCGACAATGGTGAGCGATCGCAACGTCTCTGCACTCACCGATCGCCGCTCAATTAGCGGATACTCATCGCGGTAAAGCGCCAAAAATTCCCGCACCGCCGGATGGGCACCCCCACACAGTACAATCCGAGTCCCGGGCTGTAGCCGAGCAACGCCCACTGCGGCCCCCAGCGTGTCAAAATCAGCCGTTCGATGACAAAGCACCACGTCCATTAGGCGTACTCCAACGTCCTTCTATCGAGGGGCGAACCCTTTTGAGGTATGATCAGTTTCGAGTAATCTGCAGGCACACTCAGTCGCCTCACTTAGCTTTTTTTCTATTTAAATCGTCTTTTACCGCTTGATTGGGAGAGAACCATGACAATAGCCTTTCAATTTCTGCTCTACTTCTTCGTGTTTGTCAGCTCCGTAATGGCTGTGGGTGTGCCCGTAGTTTACGCCACTGTTGACGATTCAGCTCAGGTAAGAAGATTTGTTGGAGTTAGCTCTACTACTTGGTTTGTCCTACTAATTCTCGTCACAGTCACAACTTTTTTTGTGGTGTAGCAGAACTACATTCTGACTTACACCCCATCTGGAAGCGACAGATTGCTTTCGTTAAGATGGGGTGTCTTTGTTTCTAATACCCCTTAGGCTTAACGCTCAATGGCAACTTTTGAGGGAAATTTTACTCAAACATCTGGTTTACGGTTTGCGATCGTCATTGGTCGCTTCAACGATCTGGTCACTAGCAAAATCCTGGCCGGTTGTCAGGATGGTCTGCAGCGCCACGGTGTTGATGTCGGCCCAGACAGTCCACAGGTTGACTATATCTGGGTCCCGGGTTGTTTTGAGATCCCGCTTGTTTCGCGCCAGCTGGTTTTGTCTCAGCGATATGATGCGGTGATTTGCCTAGGGGCCGTCATTCGCGGTCAAACCCCGCACTTTGACTATGTTGCCGGGGAAGTTGCCAAAGGCGTTGCCGCCACGGGCCTCCAAACGGGGGTGCCGGTTATTTTTGGCATTCTCACCGTAGACAGCATGCAGCAGGCCCTAGAACGCGCCGGTATTAAGAGCAACAAGGGCTGGGAATTTGCCATGAATGCACTGGAGATGGCAAGCCTGATGCAGAGCATTAAACAAGGTATGCAGCCCGCCGCCTTTGATTCTAGAGGAGGCGCGCTGCCCGCCGCTCAAAATACGATTGCGGCTCAGTCTACCGTGACGGATCCAGCAGAATCACTGTGATAAATATTGACAGAAATCAGCTTTGTCTGCGAAGCTTGTAGAACGCTAATTTTGCGGGTATAGCTCAGTGGTAGAGCGTCACCTTGCCAAGGTGAATGTCGCGCGTTCGAATCGCGTTACCCGCTTCGCATCATCTAACCGAGAAAAGTTCTCTCTGCTCGGAGAGGTTAACTTTTAGGCTGCGTCTCTCTAAGTTTGGGTGAACAGAAAAAAGTGTAAGGTGCCTGTATTACTAGAACTATCGGTGGCTTCAATACGATCGTTCTTGAAAGATTTGTTGATGGATGGCCCAAGAGACTGTGGTCCTGATCACAAAGTGATTGAGGTTAGAATTATCAATAACGAACGTGAGCCATAGGGTTGACTGACAAGGTTGACTGAACGCTATGACCTTTACGGTGGGTGGGTCAGGTGCGATATTTCTCCCGCCGCGCCAGCTGCTGCATGAGCTCTGCTCTCCTATGCCTCAGATGAAAGCAGACCGAATTGATACAGGGATGCACTATCCTTGTCCCTGCTGTCGCCGCGGGCAGCTCTATCTCATTACCTTGACGGAAGCTCTAGGCTGCCGAAAGTGCCAGAAAATTTTTGTCATTCAGCCAGATGGATGTACGATTGAGCACCTCTCAACCTATCCCGTAGGTCAGGTTTGGCGGTGGGATGGTCGAGACTGGCGTCCGGTACGCCAACATTGGCCAGGACGCTCCGTTCTTTTAATCAGCCTAGGGGTTTCTGCGGTCCTGCTATTGATCGGCATTTTGCTGACGTCACAGATTAATTTCAGAAGCGAGATGCTACTATGGTGGACTGTCATGGCTATTGTTGTGGGCATGTTATGTGCAGGAGTACTGCTGTTCTTACGATCTCGCCGTTACTAATGTCTTAATTTATGGATGCCTCCTCCACTGCTGATCCTGCAACCACACTGCATCAGATTCGCCGAGCGGCAACAACGTTAGGTAAAGCCGATAGCCAAACGCGCAACCAGGCCATTCAGAGATTGGCAGAGGCGCTGCGTGAGCATCAGAATGAGCTTCTAGAGGCTAACACCCTTGATTTAGAAATGAGCCGTGAGCTGGCCGTACCAAGCATTGTCCTCAACTGGCTGAAGCTGACGCCTGAACGTCTCAGTCGCGTGGGGGCTATCTTAGATCAGCTTGTGCATCTACCTGATCCACTCGTCAGTCGCCCAACTGTGCTGCCTGCTGCCCAGGGATATGCACGGGCCACGCCTCTGGGGATTGTCGGATTTGTCTATGAGGCTTTCCCTGAGCTACCGCTGCTGCTGGCGGCGATGTGTTGGAAAACAGGCAATGGGTTGCTGCTCCAGGGAGATATGGCAAGTCGCAATTCCAACCAGTTTGTGGTGGAATTGCTGCAGCAAATTTTGAGTCAGACAAAGCTGCCAGAGGCTTGTGTACAGGTCTCTAGCAGCGACCTCAATCAAGGAATGCAGAATTTAGCTGCGGTGGATTTGGTTATTCCCTATGGTCGTCCCCGTTTTATTCAGCAGATCCATCAGCAAGCAAAGGTGCCGACCCTCTGCCCCACCATTGGCAATTGCTATCTCTACTGGTCTGAGTCCTGCAACAGCGAACAGGCAAGATGTCTAATTCTCGATAGTCATATCGGCTGCCCAGAGGCGATCAATGCCATTGAGAAGGTCTTAATTCCTCCTTCCCTTAAAACTTCGCGGTTGACGCTGCTGTGGGGGGCTCTCAAAGAACAGGGCTTTGAACTTCGGGGCGATGCTGAAATGGTGGCGGAGTTCCCCGATCTGACGTTGGCGACCAAAGAGGAATGGCATCAGCCCTATCTGCAGAAAACGGTGGCTTTTCGACGCGTTGCCGATCTCGATCATGCAGTGCAGTGGATCAATCTCCACAGTCATGGTCAGGCAGACTGTCTGGCCACTGAATCCTATGCCGAAAGTCGACAGTTTGCGCTCAGTATCCAAAGTGCGACCACCTATATCAATGCTTCGCCTCGCTTTTCGCGCCAGTGTGGGGGACCACAGGGCACCGTCGCCTTTGGGACCTGTAGTCGCCGAAGTTTGTATCCGGGCGTGATCAGTCTGCAAACGCTGCTGGCGACCAAACAAATCATTCAGGGCGATGGCGGTGTGGGAACCTCGCCGTGAGCTTTTCTTATCAGGATCACTGTCGGTGGATGGAAAAAGCAATCGCAGTGGCAACGAAAGCAGGCGAAGCGGGTGAAGTCCCGGTCGGTGCCGTTGTTGTTGATGGTCAAGGGGAATGTGTTGCGATCGCATCCAATCGGCGACAGCGGGACTGTGACCCTACCGCCCATGCAGAAGTATTAGCGCTCCGTCATGTCGGGCACAAACTGCAGACTTGGCACTTGAATCAATGTACGTTGTATGTCACCCTCGAACCCTGTCCTATGTGTGCTGGCGCGCTCCTACAGGCCCGACTCGGTTTAGTGGTCTATGGTGCTGACGATCCGAAAACGGGAGCGTTACGGACAGCACTTAACCTACCAGACGGCCCAGGGTCAACCCATCGATTGTCAGTTCTCGGCGGCATTTTAGAATCAACCTGCCGCCAGCAACTGCAGGACTGGTTTACCCATCGACGCTGAGTTAATACGATAAGTATCTTTAGAAGCCGCATCCCTAAGGGACAGAAGAGGGGCTGTCGTTGGCCCCTGGGATAATCAAATCTGGCTGTTCTTCAAGCTGTTCTAGACTTAGGTTGACCGCAACAGAAAGCAGCCCTCCAAACAAGATTGCTAAAAATAGACAGCCAAAGGTGGCTATTAGCAACTGTCGCTTCCAAGATGCCATAACCATCAACGACTTCCCAACACCTATTCCTGGATACAGACTTCGCCAGCGCCTTGATGCATTGTTTTCACCCACTTCAGCCGCTTCGGCCTCACGGACATACGAGCAGCAATACTTGCCACCACCACGAACCAGTGGCACATATACAGCGTTCCCTGCAGGGTCTGAGCCATCAACACCAAAGGCTGAAAGGGCTGCTCCTGCTGGCGTCGCACCTTATCTAAGCCAGCACACATCCCGACCAAAGATAGCCCTAGCGTAATGCCGGTAATCGGGGTCAGCAAAGGCAGTTGGCTACGGGTCGTCGCCATCAGCAAATCGGGAACCGCCGCAGACGGCAAAAAGTATTGCGTAATCCAGAACATTAGCAAATCAACTGACTTGCGCAGGCCGAGCTGATTGCGAATCAGTAACGGCCAATAATCTAAATACCGCTGATACCCTCCCTCAGCCCACCGATTGCGCTGGTGCCAAAGCGAAATCGCTTGAGTCACGCCCTCCTCTTGAACCGCAGGCTGAAACAAGAAGTCGATATCCCACTCGCTTAGATGCAAACGCAGCGTTAGATCGAGATCATCTGTAATCGTTTCTTCATTCCAGCCACCACACTCTTTGAGTGCCGCGCGCCGCACAAATTGACCATTGCCCCGCAGTTCACCAATGCCCCCTAGAGCAATCCGCCGCTTCTGCCAAAAGGCATCTAGAATCATCTCTGAGCTTTGACCTCGGGTCCAGAAATTTGTGGAGGCATTTGCAATCGCTTTTCGCACCTGTACTGCTCCCACCCGTGGCCGCTCAAAGAAAGGAACAATCTGTCGCAGCAAACCTGGCGTCACCCTGGCATCGGCATCAAAAACACCAATAATATCTCCATTCGTCAACGGCAAGATCTGATTCAGGGCACCGGACTTCCCTCCCGCTGCATCTGCCGCTCGTCGCTTGAGCTGAAGCTGCGGGTATTTTTGGGTCAGCGTCTGCAAAACCTGGAACGTATCGTCTGTGCTGTTATCATCAACCACCCACAGCTCATAACGGCTAGCTGGATAATCAACCGCACAAAGTGTGTCAACAAGATCGCTAATCACTGACGCCTCATTTTTAGCGGCCACCAGCAAAGAAACGTAAGGGTAGTCACTCTCCGCAAGATCTGAGCCAAGTGGCTCTGGCACAGGCATAGCCTGCGCACACAGCAGGCGCAAAGCATGAACGCCCATCAAGGTCGTCATGCCATAGACGAGCCAAACCCCACCTGACATCAGATGCAGCGCAATCGTGCTACTCCAAACCAATGCCAAAACCAAGGCTGCCTTACGGCGGCGACCTTCTCCCCCTGGATAATCGGGCGGCTCTTCCATCTCCGAGAGTTCTGCAGCTTCCATCAGCGCAGCGCTAAGAGACTTAGGCGAGCTGCAAAAATCTTTTTCGGGCCAGGAATTCTCCGGCATAGGTCACTTGATTTAACAACCAATACTTATCAACACCTTTAAAGAAGCTAGGGATGAGATAGCACCAAACGGTACAACCATCACATACAGATAGCTTGCCCTGCGACTGTCTATATTCTTCTACCGTTTCAGACTCGCGATACAGTTCATAAAGACGACCTGCAATCGGAACCCCCTGCTGGGCAAAGTGGTAGCACGGCAGCAGTAGTTCATCATTGGGAGAGATGGCAATCACAGCATCAACCGCCTTGCAGCGGGGCTGATTAATATCGTTGCCCCCA
It contains:
- a CDS encoding CBS domain-containing protein is translated as MDVVLCHRTADFDTLGAAVGVARLQPGTRIVLCGGAHPAVREFLALYRDEYPLIERRSVSAETLRSLTIVDVQQRELLDKASEWLEIPDLPITIYDHHLEVESDIPAQRLELEPVGAATTILVEKLQAQAVQISAPDATVMALGIHVDTGSLTYDRATPRDAVALAWLMTQGANQQAIATYTDPRFSAELQELLGQALHRMQTRNVHGYQIAWVLLHTANYVPGLSSLASQLMTLSESDSLMLGNAYQTRKSAQNRLNLIGRCRVEGINLHQLLHPLGGGGHPRAAAATLKTDQPQVVIDELLSDLVAQIPQPLTAADLMSSPVRTIRPHTTINQARRILLRYGHSGLSVLDDQEQLVGIISRRDLDLALHHGFGHAPTKGYMKAPVRTICLNTPLPEIERLMVTYDIGRLPVLDKNQLVGIVTRTDMLRQLHQLKQPELQSQQTVVRTSMQDRLQTLLPQPLQAVLTEVAQLAEQQGWQLYLVGGAVRDLLLAEQPPKLQEFDLVVDGVHTGESEGAALAQLVQQRHPEAQLQIFGQFQTAALLWNQDPVLGTFAVDIATARSEFYPYPAANPEVTASSIRQDLYRRDFTINALAVRLTPHRQRQRQGGELLDFFGGLEDLQQRQVRVLHPNSFIEDPTRIFRAVRFATRLGFEIEGQTERYVRNAISSGIYQQTQGENQKTPALQARLRNELKYIFKTDYWPTALKLLENLDALQCLHPQLNLGQNWWKQSRIVLRWHHSFDPEAKAIPQWLLILEHLLLELPPELAHPVAITLHLSESSQQRLKTLATTQQALAQLLSSAEPRPSLIARQLQQIDLALLLLLAARGDLALRCSIWQYLNYWSQLKPLLNGSDLIRLGYQPGQQFKQMLSELWAEMVDGTLRDRATAEQWVQHQYPLM
- the psbZ gene encoding photosystem II reaction center protein PsbZ, producing the protein MTIAFQFLLYFFVFVSSVMAVGVPVVYATVDDSAQVRRFVGVSSTTWFVLLILVTVTTFFVV
- the ribH gene encoding 6,7-dimethyl-8-ribityllumazine synthase, which codes for MATFEGNFTQTSGLRFAIVIGRFNDLVTSKILAGCQDGLQRHGVDVGPDSPQVDYIWVPGCFEIPLVSRQLVLSQRYDAVICLGAVIRGQTPHFDYVAGEVAKGVAATGLQTGVPVIFGILTVDSMQQALERAGIKSNKGWEFAMNALEMASLMQSIKQGMQPAAFDSRGGALPAAQNTIAAQSTVTDPAESL
- a CDS encoding gamma-glutamyl-phosphate reductase — encoded protein: MDASSTADPATTLHQIRRAATTLGKADSQTRNQAIQRLAEALREHQNELLEANTLDLEMSRELAVPSIVLNWLKLTPERLSRVGAILDQLVHLPDPLVSRPTVLPAAQGYARATPLGIVGFVYEAFPELPLLLAAMCWKTGNGLLLQGDMASRNSNQFVVELLQQILSQTKLPEACVQVSSSDLNQGMQNLAAVDLVIPYGRPRFIQQIHQQAKVPTLCPTIGNCYLYWSESCNSEQARCLILDSHIGCPEAINAIEKVLIPPSLKTSRLTLLWGALKEQGFELRGDAEMVAEFPDLTLATKEEWHQPYLQKTVAFRRVADLDHAVQWINLHSHGQADCLATESYAESRQFALSIQSATTYINASPRFSRQCGGPQGTVAFGTCSRRSLYPGVISLQTLLATKQIIQGDGGVGTSP
- the tadA gene encoding tRNA adenosine(34) deaminase TadA, producing MSFSYQDHCRWMEKAIAVATKAGEAGEVPVGAVVVDGQGECVAIASNRRQRDCDPTAHAEVLALRHVGHKLQTWHLNQCTLYVTLEPCPMCAGALLQARLGLVVYGADDPKTGALRTALNLPDGPGSTHRLSVLGGILESTCRQQLQDWFTHRR
- a CDS encoding glycosyltransferase; translation: MPENSWPEKDFCSSPKSLSAALMEAAELSEMEEPPDYPGGEGRRRKAALVLALVWSSTIALHLMSGGVWLVYGMTTLMGVHALRLLCAQAMPVPEPLGSDLAESDYPYVSLLVAAKNEASVISDLVDTLCAVDYPASRYELWVVDDNSTDDTFQVLQTLTQKYPQLQLKRRAADAAGGKSGALNQILPLTNGDIIGVFDADARVTPGLLRQIVPFFERPRVGAVQVRKAIANASTNFWTRGQSSEMILDAFWQKRRIALGGIGELRGNGQFVRRAALKECGGWNEETITDDLDLTLRLHLSEWDIDFLFQPAVQEEGVTQAISLWHQRNRWAEGGYQRYLDYWPLLIRNQLGLRKSVDLLMFWITQYFLPSAAVPDLLMATTRSQLPLLTPITGITLGLSLVGMCAGLDKVRRQQEQPFQPLVLMAQTLQGTLYMCHWFVVVASIAARMSVRPKRLKWVKTMHQGAGEVCIQE